From Hermetia illucens chromosome 6, iHerIll2.2.curated.20191125, whole genome shotgun sequence, one genomic window encodes:
- the LOC119660609 gene encoding uncharacterized protein LOC119660609 isoform X1 translates to MDSVKLLLLAVKILWLISYANAKECYLINAEDIKFVGDPNLVIVNITLRNNTHSDVDLQIKRKVLTVFMRMVITLVQGFNRKSVIFDKRFNMCESSKNPISHFLSIYLSNIARRFFRNGRLCPLGPASFRERNIPFNTNLLPLQIIYRPGYSVIINSTFSEDSKLATIAGYLYTQVKIVKTVC, encoded by the exons ATGGATTCAGTCAAACTTTTACTTCTTgcagttaaaattttatggttGATTAGTTATGCTAACGCTAAG GAGTGTTACTTAATCAATGCCGAGGACATCAAATTCGTTGGAGATCCAAATCTTGTGATAGTAAATATCACATTGAGAAACAATACTCACTCAGACGTTGATCTTCAAATCAAGAGGAAGGTTTTAACGGTTTTTATGCGGATGGTTATTACATTGGTGCAGGGTTTCAACCGCAAAAGTGTTATATTTGACAAGCGCTTCAACATGTGTGAATCGTCGAAGAATCCAATCTCACACTTTCTATCGATTTACTTGTCGAACATAGCGCGGAGGTTCTTCAGGAACGGGCGCTTATGTCCTCTAGGTCCTGCTTCGTTTCGGGAGAGAAATATACCTTTCAATACCAATTTATTGCCGCTGCAGATAATTTACAGGCCTGGCTACTCAGTTATCATAAATAGTACATTCTCAGAGGACAGCAAACTAGCTACCATAGCTGGGTATCTATACACCCAGGTGAAAATTGTAAAGACCGTTTGCTGA
- the LOC119660609 gene encoding uncharacterized protein LOC119660609 isoform X2, which produces MLTLREIQHLQECYLINAEDIKFVGDPNLVIVNITLRNNTHSDVDLQIKRKVLTVFMRMVITLVQGFNRKSVIFDKRFNMCESSKNPISHFLSIYLSNIARRFFRNGRLCPLGPASFRERNIPFNTNLLPLQIIYRPGYSVIINSTFSEDSKLATIAGYLYTQVKIVKTVC; this is translated from the exons ATGCTAACGCTAAG AGAAATCCAACATTTGCAGGAGTGTTACTTAATCAATGCCGAGGACATCAAATTCGTTGGAGATCCAAATCTTGTGATAGTAAATATCACATTGAGAAACAATACTCACTCAGACGTTGATCTTCAAATCAAGAGGAAGGTTTTAACGGTTTTTATGCGGATGGTTATTACATTGGTGCAGGGTTTCAACCGCAAAAGTGTTATATTTGACAAGCGCTTCAACATGTGTGAATCGTCGAAGAATCCAATCTCACACTTTCTATCGATTTACTTGTCGAACATAGCGCGGAGGTTCTTCAGGAACGGGCGCTTATGTCCTCTAGGTCCTGCTTCGTTTCGGGAGAGAAATATACCTTTCAATACCAATTTATTGCCGCTGCAGATAATTTACAGGCCTGGCTACTCAGTTATCATAAATAGTACATTCTCAGAGGACAGCAAACTAGCTACCATAGCTGGGTATCTATACACCCAGGTGAAAATTGTAAAGACCGTTTGCTGA